GCCGCGACCACCAAGGCGCTGAGAAGACCCGCTTGCCCCCGCGCCCGCCTCATCCGAGCCTTTCCACGACAACGGCCGTAGCTTCGCCACCCCCGAGGCAAATGGCGGCACAGCCGCGTCTGGCACCTCGCTGTGTCATCGCGTGCAGGAGGGTCACCAGGATTCGGGCTCCCGAGGCACCGATAGGGTGTCCGAGTGCGACCGCGCCGCCGTTGACGTTGACCCGATCCTCGGACAATCCCAACTCCTCGATGAACGCCATGGCTACCACCGCAAAGGCCTCGTTCACCTCCCAGAGATCGATGTCCTCGATCTCGACTCCGGCGCGGGCGACCGCCCGACGGGCGGCCTCGGCCGGCGCGGTCGTGAACCACTCCGGCTCCTGTGCGAACGAGGCATGAGACACCACTCGGGCCATCGGTGGCGTGCAGTCCAGGCTCTTGGCGTGCTCGGCGGTCGTCAGCACGAGCGCCGCGGCGCCATCGTTGATCTTGCTCGAGTTCGCTGCGGTGATCGTGCCTTCCGGGTCGAACGCGGGCCGGAGCTTGGCCATCTTCTCCAAGTTCACTCGCTCCGGCTCCTCATCGTTGGCTACACGCCGGGGATCGCCCTTGCGTTGCGGCACCTCGATCGGGACGATCTCCGCTTCGAAAGAACCGCTCTCGCCAGCTCGCTGGGCGCGCCGGTAGCTTTCGGCGGCAAAAGCATCCTGGCGCTCGCGCGAATACGCGTACTTCCTGGCGCAGAGCTCGCCGCAGTTGCCCATGTGCCCGTCGTTGTATGGGTCCCACAGGCCATCGTGAATCATCGAATCGATCAACTTCCCGTGGCCGAGTCGCAAACCGGCCCTGGCATTGAGCGCCAGATAGGGGGCCTGGGACATGCTCTCCATCCCACCCGCGACGACCAGATCGAAATCCTCGCAGCGCAGCTCGTTCGCGGCGACCATGACCGCTTTCATCGCCGAACCACAGACCTTGTTCAAGGTAACTGCGCCGGTTGTGACCGGGCACCCAGCGCCCAGCGCGGCCTGCCTCGCGGGCGCCTGACCGACGCCGGCCGCGAGCACCGAGCCCATGTAAACCTGTTCAACTACCGCCGGCTCGACCCCTGCCGCTTCGATGGCGCCGGCGATTGCCGCCGCCCCCAGCTGGGGCGAAGTAAGTGAGCTCAACTTCCCCTGGAAGGCGCCGATCGGCGTCCGCACGGCGCTTAGAATCACGACTTCCCGCATAGCTGTGCTCGGTTTCGCGGTCGGGCTGAAGAAGTCGTAGTGGCCCGAATACCTCCGCTCAAGCAGCGAAATCCTAGCACACACCAATGGCTCTCGACTCTGTTGACAGATCTCCGAACCGGGGAGAGATTAGGTCGATGAAAGCCCTGGGAATCGACTTCGGCGAGAAGCGCATCGGGCTGGCGATCTCGGACGCCGACGGCCGCTTCGCGATGCCCTGGAAGACTCTGGCGCGCCGCAATGACCAGCAGGCCATCGAAGAGCTCGGCGAGATCGCCGCGCAGGAGTCGATCGATCTGATCGTTGCCGGTGACCCGCGAAACCTGGATGGCGACGCGGGCCCCCAGTCCGAGCGTGTGGCCGCTTTCCTGAAGAAGCTCTCCGCCGCCCTCGATCTGCCGATCGAGACGGTCAACGAGAGCCTGACCAGCCGCGAGGCCCACTCCCGGTTGCGCCAAGCGGGGCTGACCGCGCGCCAGCGTCGAGAGCGCGTCGATTCGCTGGCAGCCCAGATTCTGCTGCAGGAGGCTCTCGACCGTCGCCGAAGGGCGGACCCGGCCTGAAACGGCAATCCATGGGAGCCGCTAGACGCACAGTCGTACTGGCCAGCCTGCTGGCAGTACTGCTCCTGCTCGGCGCCATTGCCGCCGGCCTCGGTCTGGCGTACGCGCACCGCACGCTCGAGGAGCCATTTCAAGCGTTCCCAGGCTCTGAAACGGTGGTCACGATCTCCTCGGGCACATCCGTGCGGGACAGTCTGAGCCTGCTCGAACGCCAGGGCGTCATTGCCAACCAGCACCTGGCACGGCTGTATTGGAGGTTCGTGCTCGAGGATCCTGTCCTGATCGCCGGCGAGTATCTATTCAGCGGACCGGCATCGACCCTGGAAGTGCTGACCAAGATCAGGCGCGGCGAGGTCCTAGCTCATCCGGTAACGATCCTCGAGGGCCTCACCTACGATGAGATCGCGATGCGTCTTTCCACCGAAGGCTTCGGATCGTACGAGGTATTCCTGTCCGAGATGGCTTCACCAAGCCTGATCGAGGACCTCGATCGGAACGCCGTGGATCTGGAGGGCTATCTATTCCCGGACACCTACGCTTTCGCACGCGGCACGAGCGAGGCGGAGATCGTCAAGACGATGGTAGCGGCCTTCCGCGAGCGCTTTCTGGAGGCCAGGGCGATGGCCAAGGCCGAGGGCTCGAACGGCTCTCCAACCGAGGGTGTGACAAGGACTCCGCGCGAGGTCGTGATTCTGGCGTCGATCGTCGAGAAAGAGGCGCTTCTCGATCAAGAGAGACCGCTCATCGCCGGCGTCTATGCCAACCGACTCGAACGAGGCATGGGCCTCTATGCCGACCCCACGATTATTTACGCCCTCAAGCGTGTCGGCACGTGGGATGGCAACCTGCGTCGCCGGGATCTCGAAATGGACTCGCCCTACAACACCTACCGAACGGCAGGGCTACCCCCGGGGCCCATTTGCTCGCCCGGACTCGCCAGCCTGGCGGCAGCGCTGGCGCCCGCGGATGTCCCATATTTGTACTTCGTCAGCAGGAACGACGGCACCCACGTGTTCGCCCGGACTCTGGCCGAGCACAACCGAAACGTCCACCAATGGCAGAGGCTCTACTGGCAGCGGCGGTGGGCCGAGAAACGAGAGGGTGAAAAACTGCATTGACGCGACCCAAGAGACTTCGTTACGAAGGGGTTACCCGATCCAGCCGATTGTCGGTTTCAGGGATCAGGCACGGAGTTAATGATGGACCAGCCCCAGAATTTCGGCCAGTTTCTCCTATTCCAGAAGAGCGAATCGAATAGCTACCGATCGTGTTATCGGGCCGGTGTCACCCGCGGCCGGGCGATCGAGCGGATCATCCGGCTGGAAGTCCTCGACCAGCCTGATATCGACGCCGAACGGGTGCTCAGTGGCCTGGATTCCTCGGCAAGTCTCCAGGAGAAGCTCAAAGACCCCCACATAGCCGCCGGTGCCGGCGTCGGACAGGTCGAGGGAAGCCCGTATGCAGCCTACGATTTCAAGCTGGGCACGACACTCTCGGCATTCCTGAGCGCCGCGCGGCGACGCTCCTTCCCGGTTCCCTTCGACCAGGCGCTCTTCATAGGCGAACGAATCGCACTGGCCCTGGCCGCCGCCTATCGGATCGAGCACGACGATCGTCATGTGCTCCATACGTTCCTGACTCCGGATTCGGTCTTGCTCTCGAACGAAGGCGAGGTCAAGGTCGGCGGATTCGAGTTCGGACGCGCTCTGCGCGATCAACTTGCCGGGCGCCCCTTCTGCGCGCCTTACCTTTCGCCCAAGTGCCGTGCAGGCCAGGCTCCGCTCGATCAAGACGACGTGTTCTCGCTCGGTTCAATTCTGTACGAGCTGGTAACCGGAGAGATTCTCGCCATCGAAAACGTCGATCTCGACCATATGGTCGTCCAAGCGACCGGCGAACCGGCCCCGGAGAGCCTGCGACTTCTCCTCGAGGGGAGCTTCGCACCGACAGCGAGTCGAATCCCGCACGTCATGGCCTGGCAGCAGAGTCTGGGCCGGCTCATCTTGGACGGCGAGTACAACCCCACGACATTCAATCTGGCCTTCTTGATGCACACTCTCCTTCGAGACGAGCTCGAGCGCGGAGTCGAGGACCTCAAGAAGGAGAAGAGGTATGTGCTTCCTCAACCGAGAGAGAGTGAGTCGACCGAAGAGGCGACAGCTGAGATCTCGACTACGCTTTCATCAGTAACCGAGGTACCCGAAAACGTCGAGGAGCCCGACGTGGAGCTCGCCCCCGGCGATCACGACGAGCCGACGGCCACCGGAGTCGAAGCACTATCCTGGGCGCACGCGGCTGAGGTACCCGGTATAGCAGCAGACTCGGCCGGCCGCAGACCCTTCTGGCTCGGCTTTGCGGTTTCCGTCGTCGCCGCAAGCGCTGTACTGGGCGCACTCTTGGTTTTCGGAAGCAGCGCCGAAGAATCCGCCACGAGCCCGCTGGCTGCTCCGGCAAACGCAACCACGCGACTTCCGCTGGTCGAGGAGACGCCGGTGTCCTTGCCAGAGCCTCCGCCGACCGACCCTGGGGATGCCGAAGGGTCGCAGACCCCGTCGGCGCCCGTGGTGCTCAGCGAGGTCGTCAACGGAGAAGTCGGCCAGCCCCTGGACGAGGAGGAGGTTCGCCGGGTCGTAGCCGAGCGCGCAGAGGAGATCGAGC
The bacterium genome window above contains:
- a CDS encoding acetyl-CoA C-acyltransferase, which gives rise to MREVVILSAVRTPIGAFQGKLSSLTSPQLGAAAIAGAIEAAGVEPAVVEQVYMGSVLAAGVGQAPARQAALGAGCPVTTGAVTLNKVCGSAMKAVMVAANELRCEDFDLVVAGGMESMSQAPYLALNARAGLRLGHGKLIDSMIHDGLWDPYNDGHMGNCGELCARKYAYSRERQDAFAAESYRRAQRAGESGSFEAEIVPIEVPQRKGDPRRVANDEEPERVNLEKMAKLRPAFDPEGTITAANSSKINDGAAALVLTTAEHAKSLDCTPPMARVVSHASFAQEPEWFTTAPAEAARRAVARAGVEIEDIDLWEVNEAFAVVAMAFIEELGLSEDRVNVNGGAVALGHPIGASGARILVTLLHAMTQRGARRGCAAICLGGGEATAVVVERLG
- the ruvX gene encoding Holliday junction resolvase RuvX; translated protein: MKALGIDFGEKRIGLAISDADGRFAMPWKTLARRNDQQAIEELGEIAAQESIDLIVAGDPRNLDGDAGPQSERVAAFLKKLSAALDLPIETVNESLTSREAHSRLRQAGLTARQRRERVDSLAAQILLQEALDRRRRADPA
- the mltG gene encoding endolytic transglycosylase MltG, translating into MGAARRTVVLASLLAVLLLLGAIAAGLGLAYAHRTLEEPFQAFPGSETVVTISSGTSVRDSLSLLERQGVIANQHLARLYWRFVLEDPVLIAGEYLFSGPASTLEVLTKIRRGEVLAHPVTILEGLTYDEIAMRLSTEGFGSYEVFLSEMASPSLIEDLDRNAVDLEGYLFPDTYAFARGTSEAEIVKTMVAAFRERFLEARAMAKAEGSNGSPTEGVTRTPREVVILASIVEKEALLDQERPLIAGVYANRLERGMGLYADPTIIYALKRVGTWDGNLRRRDLEMDSPYNTYRTAGLPPGPICSPGLASLAAALAPADVPYLYFVSRNDGTHVFARTLAEHNRNVHQWQRLYWQRRWAEKREGEKLH
- a CDS encoding TonB family protein, which gives rise to MDQPQNFGQFLLFQKSESNSYRSCYRAGVTRGRAIERIIRLEVLDQPDIDAERVLSGLDSSASLQEKLKDPHIAAGAGVGQVEGSPYAAYDFKLGTTLSAFLSAARRRSFPVPFDQALFIGERIALALAAAYRIEHDDRHVLHTFLTPDSVLLSNEGEVKVGGFEFGRALRDQLAGRPFCAPYLSPKCRAGQAPLDQDDVFSLGSILYELVTGEILAIENVDLDHMVVQATGEPAPESLRLLLEGSFAPTASRIPHVMAWQQSLGRLILDGEYNPTTFNLAFLMHTLLRDELERGVEDLKKEKRYVLPQPRESESTEEATAEISTTLSSVTEVPENVEEPDVELAPGDHDEPTATGVEALSWAHAAEVPGIAADSAGRRPFWLGFAVSVVAASAVLGALLVFGSSAEESATSPLAAPANATTRLPLVEETPVSLPEPPPTDPGDAEGSQTPSAPVVLSEVVNGEVGQPLDEEEVRRVVAERAEEIERTLKAEYEQQLESLRSEIIESRERELAAEMEAAPPEEVVSPFSEAARVTEIASLQSGLQSEGTPETPPMDAVNALPQPAGTEQAAPAPGGALAARDEPLTPAPTDPAARAAAATENEPLETQNAANRSMPALEPPAKAPSPVAPKNQAPTPDELVRLSPPRQTAKPTATAPKPAAQAPSPAAAKIQAPTPVTAKIQAPTPAKLVRLTPPTYPLAARRLQLSATARVKVLISPQGKVREAEVLGPPLGSGFDSAAIAAVRRSRWQPATRNGEPVESWTAVTIQFQP